The Streptomyces cynarae genome contains a region encoding:
- a CDS encoding flavin reductase family protein, protein MRATPDLVTHRLASPDLLRSVFRQHAAGVAVITAQGGGRPVGFTATSLTSVSAEPPLVSFGIGVGSSSWPVVSEAEHVGVHILGEHQEDLAGTFAKSGADRFGAPTSWREGPEGVPLLDDVLAWLVCRVVARVPAGDHRIVLAEVVLGDPSGAGRPLLYHQGRFNGLRD, encoded by the coding sequence ATGAGGGCCACGCCCGACCTCGTCACCCATCGGCTCGCCTCCCCGGACCTGCTGCGCTCCGTCTTCCGGCAGCACGCGGCCGGAGTCGCCGTGATCACCGCCCAGGGCGGCGGCAGGCCGGTCGGCTTCACCGCCACCTCCCTCACCTCCGTCTCCGCCGAGCCCCCGCTCGTCTCCTTCGGCATCGGCGTGGGCTCCTCCAGCTGGCCCGTCGTCTCGGAGGCCGAGCACGTCGGCGTGCACATACTCGGCGAGCACCAGGAGGACCTGGCCGGCACCTTCGCCAAGAGCGGCGCCGACCGGTTCGGGGCACCGACCAGCTGGCGCGAGGGCCCGGAGGGGGTGCCCCTTCTGGACGACGTCCTCGCCTGGCTGGTGTGCCGCGTGGTGGCCCGGGTGCCGGCCGGGGACCATCGCATCGTCCTCGCCGAGGTCGTCCTCGGTGATCCCTCGGGTGCCGGACGCCCCCTCCTGTACCACCAGGGCCGGTTCAACGGCCTCCGCGACTGA